tagatcaaatattttgatatagtaatcaaaatataagaaatacaataacaAATGAATTcgtcaaaatattatatatatttttgttacaaGTTTTTTTACTGAAAATTTACAATTGGTGTCCAAAAAAAATTTGAGGCCCAAAACAttgataagaaaaacaaaatacaaggGTCGCTTTAGTATGATAAAAATAAGAGCATTTCTTTTTACATCTTATTTTTCGTCCTGCACCCAAcatcttaataaaattacttaattatcctttatttaaaatcttaatatcatattttctaCCAGCACCTCCTTCTATCTGCAGCTGTGTACCTCCATTTTGGTTTATAGGTTCCTGTTCTGTTTGATGCTCTCAACAAATAATCTTTCCTAGGAAAAAGTGTCATAAGGACGAATTATATGATTgagaaagtaaatatattataaattatagggttaaatatgtttttagttcctatattttggatgattttgtttttagtctctctttcaaactaagatacaatttagtctttcaagtttagataacttttgttttagtcatttttaccaaatttgtttaactttatttgttgtttcaaacgtgtttctcagttaacattgaagcaaaaaatgtatcaaaccgtataaacaatcaaaatactataatgaaacgtgcttgaaacagcaaataaacttgataaaaaagactaaaatcagagttttttaaaattgaagaactaaattatatcttaaaaagaatgactaaaaccaaaaggTTTAAccctaaattatataatcttgAATATAAATCTAACTTTCATGTTATATAATCAAAACAtgtaaagttaatattttaaattttaattattttatttaaaatatatgtggATTGATCCATCCATGATTATAATTTCTAAGATGGATATAgttggaattttaaaaaaagcaTGTGGTGCAAGACAAAAGTATGAGAATGCAGGATGAAATTCCTAAAAATAAGGTGTGTACATTTATGTTGCTATAAACATTTtcccaaaaattatattattttcatttatgtaaaattgaaatatttgttaactccttattaaataaaaaaattggctgtaaaaataatttttggatGACAAGTAACATTGTCCTGAGAAGTGACACCACAAGTAACATTGCCGTGCCGCCGCAAGGTCTGTCGGCTTCTCCCCGCCGGTGGGAGAGACTGCATCGCTAGACTCTGCCGTTTTCACTTAGTTGAAAACTACTTTCAGGCGACTCGAGATCGGAGGAGGAGAAGAAGACCGTAGACTTGAATCTCACAGGTTGAAACGCGATTTTTACTACCTAGTTTGAAgctgatatttttatttcttacaatttttattgttgtttcagCAAAAAGGAATAAGTAGAAGAATCTATCCCTTAACTGAACAGAATGAATGCAGTTTACATTTTTCCAAACCATTCAATTTCTCAGACATGTTTCAAACCCAGGCAATTTTTCAGTTTGGCAAGGGAGAGCACTTTGATTGGAAGAAGTCCTGGTATTCAGATTAGAGGTAGGAATGTTGTGAGTGGGTGTCTTAATGCTGATGTTGCTGCACCAAACTCTTCTGAGAATACAAAATTGGAGAAAATTAAGGCTGTGATCGAGATGGAAGGGAAGTTTTTGGTGGGGACTTGAGAGGGGAGAAGGTTGCAAGTTGTATGACGTTGAAGGGAAAGAATATTTAGATTTGAGTGCTGGGATTGCTGTCAATGCGCTGGGGCACGGTGATGTAGATTGGTTACAAGCTGTTGTTGAACAAGCTGCCACCCTTACTCATACCAGCAATATATTCTACACAATCCCTCAGGTTTGGGCATGTTATTATATGTTATATCAATTTCTTCATATGTATGTGTTATATACACACTGTAGTTAACCTGTATAGTTTACAGATGTATTCTACAACTTATCTTCTCTGTACAGCTAGAGGTTTACCTGGAAACTGTTTTGTTACTTTCTACAACTGTCAGTGCTAAACTACATCTATAAACACATCTTGTACTCATGGTTTTAAGTGtgatacaataataaaaagattcCATTCATGTtcaattctctctcttttcGGATTGTCTAAGATGGTATCCAGAGCTTTTTCTTCCAGGATCCAGTTTCTTCAAGTCTTTTTTGATTTCTTCATTGTTCAAAGTACAATTGTTTCGCATCTTCTTGTGATTCCAACTGGTGCTTTGTTTAAGATTGATTCACTTCATCAATTTATGTTTTCCATTGCTGTGAAGAAACTTTCTTTCAAAAGTGTTATTTATGTACTGAAATAGAAATAGTCACTAGGACTACATACGAAGCAACAGAAACTAGGGATCTCAAAGAGAACTGCCCatagaagagagagaggaaTATCACCCTGTCTGCCCCTTTTCCCCACTCTCATTCCCTAATAAATACTATCTCCAGTCCTTCAATCTTGCGGGATGAGTCACCAACTGCACCTAACAAACTTTGGGGTGTCACATACTGTTCATCATTGTGGACTGTCAGCTGTCCCTTGGTTCCAGTACGTGTCTCTCCTATAGATATTACATTCTCTTAATAGTGATCTACCTTAACTTGTGAGAAAGTTAATTTCCAGGACTGATTACTTGTTTTATACTCTACCATTAACTAATTGAAGGGAAACCTAGTTGTTGTTATCAGGCATTAAACCTTAGATATAGTGCTCGGTAATTCTATAAATTAGAATTGTCTAGAACTCTAGCAGGGAAAGGGAAACTAAACCAACAtataaaaatgagaaacaaGTCATCGTTGAAACATAAGTGTGCATAATGTTGTCAACATATAAAGAACTTTATGAGTAATCCTTAGTTATTAGTCTTCGTAGGGTGTTAAAAGATTAATATACATCTCTCCAATTTTATACACTACTGTTCATAGAATCAAGAGTACTGTAGTTTCCCATTATCAAATTTCTTCCATCCCTGATAGGTGTGGATAAATGCCAGTTAACCTGGCATTATAAGCCCTTGATCCTTTACTTGTTAgaagaatagaaaaatatttgtcattGATCATTTGGACGGGAGATTTCATTCTTTATTGTGCTTTGGAAAGGAAAAGATGATCATGgatcatttgattttattatttcattctgCTATTGCATACattataaaaaggaaagaaaataacttttagTATATGTTTTATCTAATAAGTATATGGTTGTAATGTATTGGGCATGTctttattataactttattttttatctaccTATTTGTAATGGTTTAACAGTGGTTCCCTTATGCTTTACTTTGTTTCATTTCTTGTAGAAGCAGATTATGTGTCTCTGCACAGTTTTGCATTCTATGattgtatttgaattgttgCAGGTAGAACTTGCAAAGCGTCTTGTGGATTCCTCGTTTGCTGATCGTGTGTTCTTTTCAAATTCTGGAACTGAATCAAATGAAGCTGCTATAAAATTTGCAAGAAAACATCAGAGACAAACAACTACTAATGGGAAGGAGCCAGCGACAGAGTTCATTGCTTTTAGTAACTCCTTCCATGGGAGAACCTTGGGTTCTCTTGCTTTGACAAGTAAAATACAATATAGAACACCTTTTGAACCCATAATGCCTGGAGTGACCTTTTTAGAGTATGGAAATGCTCAGGCTGCAACAGAATTAATTAAGCAGGGCAAGATTGCTGCAGTTTTTGTGGAACCCATCCAAGGAGAAGGTGGAATTTACAGTGCCACAAAAGAATTTCTACAGTCTTTGCGCAATGCTTGTGATGAAGCTGGGGCACTTCTTGTGTTTGATGAGGTATAGTACACCTAATATTGATATATTACTGTCAATGGTAATGCCTAGTGTTCTggaaaatatttaatctttgcTGATGAAACATGCCCAGATTCCattgatttttacttttgtgtaatatgttgatgacattgtgaCCCAAAAAATGGTCTGTTGGTCTATCTTTGCCATATTATTGATTGAATGATGAGAAGATGGACATTGTCACACGATTTGTGTTGTTCATAGAGTGACAAAATATAGGTGTCATATGTTGAGGTATAATTATAGTTAATTTAAGTATTGCATTTggttttatatagtattttattacCTATCATTTGTTTCTTGTAATTTTGTAGGTTCAATGTGGTTTAGGTAGAACAGGGTCTTTATGGGCTCATCAGACATATGGCATTTTTCCTGATATGATGACCCTTGCAAAGCCTCTTGCTGGAGGCCTACCTATTGGAGCAGTTTTGGTGACGGAGAGAGTTGCTTCTTCTATAAATTTTGGTGATCATGGAAGCACTTTTGCAGGAAACCCTCTTGTTTGCAGTGCTGCTCTTGctgtttttgataaaatatcaaaacctGATTTCCTTTCATCTGTGTCTAAGAAAGGTCTGTACTTCAAAGAACTACTCAAACAGAAGTTGGGAGGAAACCCACATGTGAAAGAAATTCGTGGTCTTGGACTAATCATAGGAATAGATTTAGATGTACCTGCCACGCCCTTTGTGGATGCTTGTCGAAATTCTGGCCTGTTAGTGTTAACTGCTGGAAAAGGAAATGTAGTGAGGATTGTCCCACCATTGATCATAACAGAGAAGGAGATCAAGCAAGCTGTCGACATTTTGTTCCAAACTTTACAAGTTCTTGATAAGTAGAAGGGAGGAGAAGAGGATTGACATTGCAAgcaaaaattaacttatttggTTGGGGATTGTTGATTAGTTGAAGTTTCAGATGCCAACCTCACTACCTCCTTTTAATGAAGATGTTTTCATGGTAAGAATATTTCAACAATGCTATTGCATTCTGTTAGTAATGCTTAGCCGATGAGATGGTTTGCATGATTCATTCTCCTCTGCCACACTTTTACTTGTTGTCTTTTGTTACTATGAAGTGCAATAATGACTGTAAGATCTTCTCTGTTCCTATTGTAACTTTTCTTTGGTAGAAAATATTAGTTGTTTTAGGATGTCTTTGGATTTGTCTGGACAATATAAGAgtttttacatattttctaatatatatataagtttattcttgtttatgaaaaaataaatttgatttttttctctgGCAAATTTTTGTATAACAGGTCCTTCCTCCTTTATGAAAGCTTCTAAACAGCAGTCCATGCTGTGACACATTGACTTGTTTTACCAATGTTTTCCTAtgattttttcttctgaaaATCTTATAggttatattaaaattgaattactagttttgtccttttctttacttttcttattctgttttttttcctgaaaaatattaaattttaatagaagacaaatatcaatatcattttataattaaatattcattatattaattaaatagaaaatattatatatattattttttcatatgttttatttcatatttaattttataaaaactaataactttaattatacaataagttgtaataaaatatgtttaaagttaattaaatgcattttttaatgtgtagaatgagaaaaaaattctcatttctgcattattatattataaaaaaaagttataaaaaaagttataaaaaaactaaaaatattataaaataaaatttaacatataataatttaagtttaatatttaaaaattaaatgacaattttatacattataaaattgatttttatagatttcattttatatgacagtgaaataaaataatatataaaatgaaaataataaaaaaatgatgtaaaatatataattttgtatttaacttCACGGTAAtagtaatattttaactttttgaagaatattattttatttattttgtaaaagtcaatatactatttaatttttgtacttaaaaaaattggtgaCATTTGCATAGACCCATagtaattaaattgaaaataagatGATGTGGGTGTCTCATTGTTTATTCACTCAAATAGGGTGTTTTatgatttgatgtggtttggttgataaaattttcactttttttgtgtatcttctttctttcacaaATCTTCAATTGGATTCCtgcaaacttttttttttcttcctaaacCCCCTAACTTTCAAAATGTCCATTACATCCttaagaatttataatatagtttctctttattttttaattttatatttttgaatatattttggatatgaaaataaatttctaaataacCAATATggaaagtataaaaaaaaatcagaatccAAAAATGATCTTCTGAAACActtgtttagaaaaaaatttgtattttggaacgactgttttgaaaattaattttggatCTAGAAATATCTTACATAACAACCCTtccaaaatgtaaaattaatatactTAAATGGATAGTGTTTTGAAAGACATTTTCagatacaaaaatattttttgaacaatcatttcaaaatataaaaaaaaaaaagttaaaataaaggTTAGGAAAgatatttttagtttgaaaatacTTATCTAAAGACTTGTTTcggaatattttttttatacctttCTGAATTAGTATTACagatatattttcaaatatgaaattacCTTCTAAAATATTCAATTCAGATAATATTGAAAAAGTGAAGGTATTTTgggaattttatattttataggaGGTGCAAAGAAGAAACACCCTTTGTTTTCTCAATCcttgttttatatttgtaacaGGGCTTCAATTCAAAATCAAGGCCCAAATAAAAGTGACGGTGCCTTGATAATAATAGAATTTTGCCTATCATCTCACAACtgtttaattaagattttcaCAAACTTATTCACAATTTTTGCATGTgatgtcttctttttttttaaaaaaaaaaatttaataaaacaattttatctacaaaattaatttttatatattttctttgatattataaattttcatttaaattctCTAACATGACACAGTGCAGGAAAACTAATGTTTAAAAGTCACTGATTAAGTTCagtttaattttctattttcatctgattttctttgaattctttttctttttcacacaTTCATCAAATTGGAATATTTCTGCACAGTAGAAAATACAAATTGCAGAAAAATCAAGATTCGGGATTGTCTGGCCCTACCCAGTGGAGTGAAGAAAGTGGGATCAAAGGAGCGAACGGACCAAAATCATTGACCAATTGAAAGAAGATGTCCTgcaacataaaataaaagaaaaaaacattattaaaacatGTAACTTTTAAAAGACAAACCAAATTGCACACCTCCTAGTTATATCAACCAAACATAGTGTGCTTTTGGTCCTTCCATAGCCACCATAGCTTAAGAATACAGAGAATCTATTCCAACCAAAAACAGATGCAGAATAATAAACCTTTTACAATGATACAATTAGAAAAggtcaaaacaaaataactgtATGCTGAAGATTTTTTAGACTACATAAgacattaattaataacattgtTTGACTGGGATATGCGAAGATTCGTAAAAGAAGCAATATTCACGCTTTGTTTATcactaaaaaaaagtttatttatttttatttcacattgTTAAACAGATAAggtcaaaattaaatttaaagagcTTTATATGATCCGATTTAGCACAATCATTGTGTCACCGTCAATCTTTTATTCGCAAGTTGTAATCCATTGAAATGggagaatttaaaatttaagactTGGAACATTGAACATTGAACATTGAAAGTGTTTTAGACTGAAAATAATAGATTCCTAATAAATGACACCCTCTCATCTCTTACCCATTTTATCTGATGGCACAGACCACAACTCCTATTTTTCTgtgtttacttatttattttcttcaaataaataaatatatgtttgaattttttaattgtttttagggttaaatatgtttttagttcctcttttaaactatagtataatttagtccttcaactttagaaaattttggttttagtcctttttaccaattttttttttaactttatttgttgtttcaaacgcgtttctcagttaacattgaagcaaaaatgtgtcaaacagtgtaaacaatcaaaatgctataatgtaaacagcaaataaagtttaaaaaatttggtaaaaaagaattaaaaccagagttttctaaaattgaaagactaaattgtattataatttgaaagaggaactaaaaccaaaatcgtcccaaagtatagagactaaaaacatatttaacccttttgtttttataactttcaatcttttacttttttttttaagttttaaatttaaaattctcttCATgtcacattaatattaatattttctgaATGACTTTTTCAAGtaacacatatatattaaattttaaattttaacaaaaacctaaaaattgGGTAGTCACATTGTCAAATATGCTTATTTAAGAACTacagataaaatttaaaaattagtatcTTTTAAGAGCAATGGGAGCCATCTTAAGGATGAAATGTAAAGTCAAATAATAGTCATTGATTGCTACTGATCTGTGGATTCTTCTGCTACACAGCTATTGCTATGATTAAGAAACTAACTGTGtagatttttataataatagtttttaacaatatcacttaatttaatttattttcaaacctTAAAAATATCTGTCCTAAAGActctgaaatatatttttaattaaaatatatacttatgATTTGTGGATAAGGGAATAATTTAGATATACATACGTGTAAACAGTTACAGATCTAATTAGAAAGTATAATAAACAACTTTCGAGTGTATAAAAAAAgacatacaaatatttttagtttaaatataaatatatagaatttcaagtaataaagaatataaaaaatagataaaaggaataaaagttttcatTAGGAAATTATTTAGTTGTTTGGTTGGAAAGGTAAATTGTAAATAAAGAGAtgaaatagttaaaatttaggTTTGAAGTTTGTCTCTGGAAAAAACCTCGGAAGCTGCATGCTTGCATACTTTGGTCGAATATCTTTCTGTGTCTCTTTCCCCTAACCGCGCGAAACACGTCAATCTCTCTTCAAACCACAAAAACGCAGTGTTTGAACAAAACTGctttctctatatatatatatgcaaacaATCTCAACCCTCCCTAACCCTTTAACcctatctctctctttctctctctataaaTTTCCTTTCTCTTTGCACCACACGTTTAAACCTCTGGGCTAGGCAAGTTTTGGCCTTTTCATTCATTCAGATGGCCATTCCCTACCCTCATTTCATCGCCACTGAGAAGGCTGCCATGGACGCCGGCCTTCTCCTCCCTTCCTCCTCCCGCTCCCCCTCCGTCATATTCACCCAAGATGACCTCAAGAAGATCGCCGCCTACAAGGCCGTCGAGTACGTCGAATCCGGCATGGTTCTCGGCCTTGGCACTGGCTCCACCGCCAAGCACGCCGTCAACCGCATCGGCGAGCTTCTCCGCCAGGGCAAGCTCAAAGACATCGTTGGAATACCCACCTCCAAGATAACCCACGAACAGGCACTCTCCCTCGGGATCCCCCTGTCCGATCTCGACTCCCACCCTGTTGTCGATCTGGCCATTGACGGCGCCGACGAGGTTGACCCCTTTCTCAACCTTGTCAAGGGTCGCGGTGGCTCCCTCCTTAGGGAGAAGATGGTGGAGAGCGCGTGCAAGAAGTTTATTGTCATTGTTGATGAGTCCAAGCTTGTGAACTATGTAGGGGGGAGTGGATTGGCCATGCCCGTTGAGGTTATTCGGTTTTGTTGGAAGTTCACTGCTGAGAGGTTGCGCAAGCTCTTTGAGGAGGCTGGGTGTGTTGCCAAGCTTAGGACTTTTGGGGAGAAGGAGGAACCCTATGTCACGGACAATGGGAACTTCATTGTGGATTTGTATTTCAAGAGGAGTATTGGGGATTTGAAGGTTGCTAGTGACGCAATTCTGCAGCTTGCTGGGGTGGTGGAGCATGGCATGTTTCTAAATATGGCTACCACGGTTATTGTGGCAGGGGAGCTGGGCTTGACGGTGAAGAATAAATAGTTTTGGAGGCTTTGGAAGAGGGTTAGGAGAATGAAGGTAGGTTAATTGGTCAAGGTTGAGCTTTGACATGGGGTTCTAACTAATTGTATGGTGTAGTAGTGAAGTCTTTTATTCAGGGTAATGGGGGGTTCAATGAAATCCTTTTGTTATTGAATACAAATGTTAGAGAAAGTTTATTAATACTCGGTggttttgtttgctttttttgAGAGGAAGTGAGGGGACCGAGGAGACTTCTTGGGGAGCTGATAATTAGGATATTAATCTCATGCAATGACTGTTGCGTGGTATTGAATCATTTTCCACAATTTGTTATTGAATTGACAGTGTTTAACAAATTCAATCtatctaattcaatttttctttttttccaccTTTGACTTGATATTATTGAATTGTACAATTATAGTTTAGTGCCTATTTGTTATATATCATGTCTGTATTCATTAATATGCAGTGCCTATTTGTTTTATAGTATGCTTGGGTCGATGTGTGTTTGGTTACATGATTCAGATGAAACCAGGTATTACTTGTGTAGCAATCGGTTGTAGGGGTTAAAGTGTTGAAGAGAAATGTAGTTATCTATTCTTTTACTTTCAAAAGGATTAGTTGGATTAGTTGTTCTTTCTATATTTTGGT
This genomic interval from Vigna radiata var. radiata cultivar VC1973A chromosome 8, Vradiata_ver6, whole genome shotgun sequence contains the following:
- the LOC106770812 gene encoding probable ribose-5-phosphate isomerase 2; protein product: MAIPYPHFIATEKAAMDAGLLLPSSSRSPSVIFTQDDLKKIAAYKAVEYVESGMVLGLGTGSTAKHAVNRIGELLRQGKLKDIVGIPTSKITHEQALSLGIPLSDLDSHPVVDLAIDGADEVDPFLNLVKGRGGSLLREKMVESACKKFIVIVDESKLVNYVGGSGLAMPVEVIRFCWKFTAERLRKLFEEAGCVAKLRTFGEKEEPYVTDNGNFIVDLYFKRSIGDLKVASDAILQLAGVVEHGMFLNMATTVIVAGELGLTVKNK
- the LOC106770696 gene encoding acetylornithine aminotransferase, mitochondrial-like; amino-acid sequence: MNAVYIFPNHSISQTCFKPRQFFSLARESTLIGRSPGIQIRGSRWKGSFWWGLERGEGCKLYDVEGKEYLDLSAGIAVNALGHGDVDWLQAVVEQAATLTHTSNIFYTIPQVELAKRLVDSSFADRVFFSNSGTESNEAAIKFARKHQRQTTTNGKEPATEFIAFSNSFHGRTLGSLALTSKIQYRTPFEPIMPGVTFLEYGNAQAATELIKQGKIAAVFVEPIQGEGGIYSATKEFLQSLRNACDEAGALLVFDEVQCGLGRTGSLWAHQTYGIFPDMMTLAKPLAGGLPIGAVLVTERVASSINFGDHGSTFAGNPLVCSAALAVFDKISKPDFLSSVSKKGLYFKELLKQKLGGNPHVKEIRGLGLIIGIDLDVPATPFVDACRNSGLLVLTAGKGNVVRIVPPLIITEKEIKQAVDILFQTLQVLDK